TTTGAATACAGGGCGCGCCGATTTTGTTGTGGGTGGGTGTGGCACCGGCCAGGGTTTTTTGAATGCAGTGATGCAGTATCCGGGCGTTGTGTGCGGGCATATAATCACACCCCTTGATTCATGGCTTTTTGCCCAGATTAACGGCGGCAACTGTATTTCGCTCATGCTCAATCAGGGCTATGGGTGGGCTTCGGAACAAAATTTAAAATTTATCTTTGACGCTCTTTTCAGCGTGGAATCAGGATGCGGATATCCTGAACACAGAAAAGAATCACAAAAGCAATCGCGGCAATTGCTCAAATCAATTTCATGCATGACTCACAAATCAATGGCGCATATTGTTCAGGTTTTGCCTGAAGAGGTGGTAAATCCTGTATTACGGTATCCTGGTTTTTTGGATATACTGGATGTAGAAACTATAGAAGATAATGCACTACAAAGCGCACTACAATCCAGGATATAATACGGTGCTAAATGTCATTGTAAACCATCCTCTTGAGCAATGAGATTGCTTCGCTCGCGATGACAAAAATGCAATAACTGTTAAACTATAATGGGAAAAGTAATCTTATAATTATCGATGTCATTTATTGTGGGCACCTCTAAAAACCGCTTTCATCAATATAATTGCAATAAAGAGAAAGCGGTTTTATCCTATATATTGTGCCCACAAGGGAACAACCGAATAAAACAGTTTTTAGAAGTTCCCTTATGCAATAAAATTGAGGAAGGCAACAATTTTAAAATTAAAAAAGAATAAGATTTTTCTTTTTCTTTCTTC
The genomic region above belongs to Spirochaetota bacterium and contains:
- a CDS encoding RpiB/LacA/LacB family sugar-phosphate isomerase; translated protein: MKIAVINETSAADKNADIIAALKGRGHDIINAGMTQCGAQPELTYINSGFMAALILNTGRADFVVGGCGTGQGFLNAVMQYPGVVCGHIITPLDSWLFAQINGGNCISLMLNQGYGWASEQNLKFIFDALFSVESGCGYPEHRKESQKQSRQLLKSISCMTHKSMAHIVQVLPEEVVNPVLRYPGFLDILDVETIEDNALQSALQSRI